ggagggagaggaatctgctgaagttgaagagggggaaaggcaaagtcctgcctctggggaggaatggcgctgggcagcaggccatgctgggggccgatagcctggacagcagctttgctgagcacgactttgtggtgctggtggagaaCAAGGTGAGTGCGAGGCAGCCGTGCACCCTTGCGGCAGAAGAGCCCCGGAGTCTCGATGGTGGCGTTGGGaagagcgttgccagcaggttggaggaggtgatcttgctctctcttcagcgctggtgaggccccgTGTGGAATCCCGTGTCCCGTTGAAGGCTCCCAGGtggaagaaggacatggacttgttggagcGCGTTTGGTGCAGGGCCGCCAAGACGCTGAAAGGAGTGGAGCATCCTTCCCACGAGGAGtagctgagagagctgggaggcttctcaggcaggaggcagggctgcgccggggagaTGTCATCGATAGGTCTAAatctgggatgggagggaatgattTGAGGGGCGTCAGGCCCTTCTGATGGGTGCCCACggccagggcaagggggaatggagaaagctgcaaagacgtGGCATTTCCTTGGCAGCGAAGgcaagggtttttcagtgcgagggtggtgaagcagtggaagcggttgtgcagagaggtgttgggagtctccatgcttggagagactgaaaagctgactggccatggtcgtggagagcctgctcgagctgaccctgcttgaggaGGTTGCATTGAACTAGGTGATCTCCGGCGTTTCCTtgttatctaaatgattctgtttgttgtgattgtgcttgctgtgctggccagcgagttgtgctgggaagagagttgttgaggtgtgtgctgctgtggggatctTGCGTCAGAGGCCTGGGTAGACGTGCATTAGCGTATGCAAGGCTTTGTTTGAGCAAGTGAAGGGCTTGTGtggtgggctggcagccctgctttgctggtctgtgctgttgttgttgctggggtCATGCTTCCTAAGGGAGGTCTAGTGTCCCTTTTGCACGCATTGCAATGGCCTgttgagccctggctttgtgccgggtgaggctggaagagcgttgggggaagaaaggaagaggaggcgtctgaggctggcatgcagaacatctttattgaggcaaaagagtgaaaaggcaggagcgccgagtggggcagagccagtCTGAGGTTCATGTAGGGCAACCATAAGACAAAATCCTTTGCGTGAGTGGATTGTGCCAGATCGCCGAGGTCTTCCTGCCCCGCAGTGGGAGCGGCACAGCAGAGGTCCCCGGTGGTCTTTGTCTTGTGAgaaggtgtttgcagcagagagtaGTTAACGCAGCAGAAGGGGCGACGCCACgaaggaagtgggagaagaggaggatgtacacgggccatgtttccaggcagcccgtgctagccccttccctgcttccttgcttggtgcctgaagaggaagaggtgtggacGGCAGGTCCGCGTGCGAGCAAGAGCGCGTCAGTGCGTCCTCAGTCCATGAAGTGGCtcccagggggtgggtggctggtgtcaggggtggtggcgagggcccttagcaggggtagcaggctcttctggcgccgaagcagcccaggcctccgAAGCCGTAGCCGTAGCCGAAGCCgccggagatgggcactccctgggcgctgagagcgctgcccacggcagccgatgtggaggatccgacggcggtgttctgggggaaggagctgaggatgggcccTGGCAGGGTGACCACCACGGCGGGAGGCTGGA
This sequence is a window from Pelecanus crispus isolate bPelCri1 chromosome 2, bPelCri1.pri, whole genome shotgun sequence. Protein-coding genes within it:
- the LOC142592926 gene encoding feather keratin 2-like, coding for MACYDLCNPCGPTPLANSCNEPCVRQCEDSRVVIQPPAVVVTLPGPILSSFPQNTAVGSSTSAAVGSALSAQGVPISGGFGYGYGFGGLGCFGARRACYPC